The following are encoded in a window of Panicum virgatum strain AP13 chromosome 5N, P.virgatum_v5, whole genome shotgun sequence genomic DNA:
- the LOC120674498 gene encoding probable LRR receptor-like serine/threonine-protein kinase At3g47570 — MAMRSVSLSSLLLLLLSATISSAPAAGKAGDQAALLAFKAAATSGGYGDALASWYTNTAKNNKTMQIKSLKIALIAIGALLFLAFISAYALNRLIYKKLRGRKKSPILPPKSREYYERVSYRSLANGTNGFSEGNLLGKGSFGAVYKCTFQYNKTIVAVKVFNLEQSGSTRSFMAECKALRRVRHRCLLKIITCCSSIDSRGQEFKALVFEFMPNGSLNEWLHPKTDTPTLRYTMSLDQRLDIAIDIMDALDL; from the coding sequence ATGGCAATGCGCTCTGTCTCGTTGagctcgctgctgctgctgcttttgtCCGCCACCATCTCCTCGGCACCGGCGGCCGGAAAAGCCGGCGACCAAGCGGCGCTGCTTGCCTTCAAAGCCGCGGCAACTAGTGGCGGCTACGGCGACGCGCTCGCTTCCTGGTACACGAATACTGCCAAAAACAACAAAACGATGCAGATAAAGTCTCTTAAAATAGCTCTGATAGCAATTGGCGCACTGTTATTTTTAGCTTTCATTAGCGCTTATGCACTCAACCGCTTGATCTACAAGAAGCTtagaggaaggaagaagagCCCAATTCTACCACCAAAAAGTAGGGAATACTATGAACGAGTCTCTTATCGTTCATTAGCAAATGGGACCAATGGATTTTCAGAAGGCAATTTGCTTGGTAAAGGAAGCTTTGGGGCAGTGTATAAATGCACTTTCCAATATAACAAAACTATTGTTGCTGTGAAGGTTTTTAACCTTGAACAATCGGGATCTACAAGAAGTTTTATGGCTGAATGTAAAGCATTGAGAAGGGTGCGTCACCGTTGTCTCCTAAAGATCATCACATGTTGCTCAAGCATCGATAGCCGAGGTCAAGAGTTCAAGGCATTGGTTTTTGAGTTCATGCCCAATGGTAGCTTAAATGAGTGGCTTCATCCAAAAACTGATACACCTACACTAAGATATACTATGAGTTTAGACCAAAGGCTAGATATTGCTATTGACATCATGGATGCGCTGGACCTa